One window of Mucilaginibacter inviolabilis genomic DNA carries:
- a CDS encoding N-acetylmuramoyl-L-alanine amidase family protein produces MKNRALKRLIYSLSVLLAFLSYFPVTSYGSIKKDTVINNTGFKIKTIIIDAGHGGKPSSNVGHFSHGASGEYSTERNVTLAIALKLQKAVEKDIPGVKGVLTRSTEDDVSFERRAEIANENKGDVFISIHCNSLSDRRVSRRVGTKHHKPVYKTSLVPDRSGKGVLLLVYALKRTREAENEIKKNQVEGDSELDGGALDPNDPITIILTNEYKRKFRQQSINLATLLNKEFVETDGRPSEGIRDQSIYVLCHSSMPSVLVETGYINNPDDEAYLNSEDGQNTIVNSIVRALTNFKNEVEQVSK; encoded by the coding sequence ATGAAAAATAGGGCATTGAAAAGATTGATTTATAGTTTATCGGTATTGCTGGCATTCCTTTCATATTTTCCGGTCACATCTTATGGTTCCATAAAAAAAGATACAGTTATAAATAACACTGGTTTCAAGATCAAAACTATTATTATTGATGCCGGTCACGGAGGTAAACCATCCAGTAATGTGGGTCACTTTTCACATGGCGCATCAGGCGAATATTCTACTGAAAGGAATGTAACGCTTGCGATTGCGTTAAAATTGCAAAAAGCGGTAGAAAAAGATATACCGGGTGTAAAAGGGGTGCTTACCCGCAGCACCGAAGATGATGTTTCATTTGAACGGCGTGCCGAAATTGCCAATGAAAATAAAGGGGACGTTTTTATTTCGATACACTGTAATTCTTTATCGGATAGACGCGTAAGCAGAAGAGTAGGTACCAAACATCATAAACCGGTTTATAAAACAAGTTTGGTTCCCGATCGTTCAGGTAAAGGAGTGTTACTATTGGTTTATGCATTAAAACGCACAAGAGAGGCCGAAAATGAGATTAAAAAAAACCAGGTTGAAGGCGACTCTGAGCTTGATGGAGGAGCTTTAGATCCCAACGATCCCATAACTATTATTTTAACAAACGAGTATAAAAGAAAATTCAGGCAGCAAAGTATAAATCTGGCAACATTACTTAATAAAGAGTTTGTTGAAACAGACGGAAGGCCAAGTGAAGGTATAAGAGATCAGAGCATTTATGTATTGTGTCATAGTTCTATGCCATCTGTTTTGGTAGAAACAGGATATATTAATAATCCTGATGATGAGGCTTATTTAAATTCAGAGGATGGACAAAATACCATTGTCAATTCGATTGTAAGGGCTTTAACAAATTTTAAAAATGAGGTTGAGCAGGTTTCAAAGTAA
- a CDS encoding MlaD family protein, translating to MKISNETKIGALTAIAITILILGYSFLRGNDVFSGSNKYYAVYRSVEGLALAKPVLVNGFQIGRVSSMKLQPDGHTIVEFKIDPDYVIPNNTLAKLSSTDLLGSKAIVFELGNSKVAAEDKDTLKADIQGSLAESLQPIQKKAEMLISKMDSSLAAINKILNPNFQKNVDRSFMSIANSLQTLEGTTKKIDNLVASQSGHINGILTNAEVVSGSLKTSTSHLNGMTANFEKVSNDIASANIKQTLDNANKAMADLQATIAKINNGQGSLGLLMNDDKMYKNLTDASNNLNNLFIDLKAHPKRYVSFSVFGGKKD from the coding sequence ATGAAAATTTCAAACGAAACAAAAATAGGTGCCCTTACAGCCATAGCCATTACTATATTGATATTAGGATATAGCTTTTTGCGCGGTAATGATGTTTTTTCGGGTTCCAATAAATATTATGCCGTTTACAGAAGCGTGGAAGGCCTTGCTTTAGCAAAACCGGTATTGGTTAACGGGTTTCAGATAGGACGTGTATCAAGCATGAAATTACAGCCCGATGGACATACTATTGTAGAGTTTAAGATTGATCCGGATTATGTTATACCCAATAACACCCTGGCTAAACTATCAAGTACCGATCTTTTAGGCAGTAAGGCTATTGTTTTTGAACTGGGTAACAGTAAAGTAGCTGCTGAAGATAAAGACACTCTGAAAGCCGATATACAAGGAAGTTTGGCCGAAAGTTTACAACCCATCCAGAAAAAAGCCGAAATGCTGATATCAAAAATGGATTCATCATTGGCAGCTATCAATAAAATACTGAACCCTAACTTTCAGAAAAATGTTGACCGGAGCTTTATGAGTATTGCCAATTCGCTGCAAACATTAGAGGGTACTACTAAAAAAATAGATAATCTGGTAGCTTCTCAATCAGGACACATCAATGGTATTTTAACTAATGCAGAAGTAGTATCCGGCAGTCTGAAAACGAGCACATCTCACCTGAACGGCATGACTGCTAACTTTGAAAAGGTGAGTAATGATATCGCATCAGCAAACATCAAACAAACTTTAGACAATGCCAATAAAGCCATGGCAGATCTGCAGGCTACTATTGCCAAAATCAATAATGGCCAAGGTTCATTAGGCTTATTGATGAATGATGATAAGATGTACAAAAATCTTACTGATGCATCAAATAACCTGAATAACCTGTTCATCGACCTGAAAGCGCATCCAAAACGATATGTAAGCTTCTCAGTTTTTGGAGGTAAAAAAGACTGA
- a CDS encoding ribonuclease Z, which produces MKFEVTILGSSSATPIFNRNPTAQALNINERLYLIDCGEGTQQQMLRFDVKASRIDHIFISHLHGDHYLGLIGLLSSMHLNGRKKALYLFGPAHLKEIIDLQFKYSETTLQFPLEFTAIDAQNAEVIVNNSDVIVETIPLDHRIACTGFLFKEKKRLRKLIKEKLENLNVPVEYYTALKRGSDYTSASGEVYKNDTLTIDSQIPKSYAYCSDTIYNEQYFEQISNVTLLYHEATFLNDMLDRAKDTHHTTALQAGEIALKTHARKLLIGHFSARYKTLNELLDEARSVFPETELAIEGKTFAIE; this is translated from the coding sequence ATGAAATTTGAGGTAACAATACTGGGGAGTAGTTCCGCGACACCCATTTTTAACAGAAATCCTACAGCACAGGCGCTTAATATCAATGAGCGCCTGTATTTAATTGATTGCGGCGAAGGTACCCAGCAGCAAATGCTGCGTTTTGATGTTAAGGCGAGCCGTATCGATCATATATTCATCAGTCATCTTCATGGCGATCATTATTTGGGGCTGATAGGTTTATTATCGTCTATGCATCTTAATGGCCGTAAAAAAGCGCTTTATCTTTTTGGGCCGGCTCACTTGAAAGAGATTATAGACCTGCAGTTTAAATATTCGGAAACAACGCTACAGTTTCCGCTGGAGTTTACTGCTATCGATGCCCAAAATGCCGAAGTAATTGTCAATAATAGTGATGTTATCGTAGAAACAATTCCGCTTGATCATCGTATTGCCTGTACTGGCTTCCTTTTCAAAGAAAAGAAACGTTTGCGTAAGTTGATAAAGGAGAAACTGGAAAACCTGAATGTTCCGGTGGAGTATTACACCGCTTTAAAAAGAGGAAGTGATTATACATCAGCAAGTGGGGAGGTGTACAAAAATGATACTTTAACTATAGACTCCCAAATACCAAAATCATATGCCTATTGCTCAGATACAATTTATAACGAGCAGTATTTTGAACAGATCAGTAATGTTACGTTGCTTTATCACGAGGCTACGTTTTTAAATGATATGTTGGACAGGGCGAAAGATACGCATCATACCACAGCTTTGCAGGCAGGAGAGATAGCGCTAAAAACCCATGCCCGGAAATTGTTGATTGGCCATTTTTCGGCCAGGTATAAAACCCTGAATGAATTGCTCGATGAAGCCAGAAGTGTTTTTCCAGAGACCGAATTGGCTATTGAAGGAAAAACATTCGCTATAGAATAG
- a CDS encoding STAS domain-containing protein — translation MKFTVDKHEKYILVKLNESKLNSLVTPQLKSELILINTEGQRNIILDLSQVKFADSSGLSSLLVGHRLCKNATGLFILAGLNDAVARLVTISQLDNVLNIVPTAEEGIDLIFMEEIEKELKKEAR, via the coding sequence ATGAAATTTACTGTCGATAAGCACGAGAAATATATCTTAGTGAAACTTAATGAGTCGAAATTGAACTCGTTGGTTACACCTCAATTAAAGTCTGAGTTGATATTGATCAATACTGAAGGTCAGCGAAATATAATTCTTGATCTTTCACAGGTAAAATTTGCAGATTCTTCTGGTTTAAGCAGTTTACTGGTAGGGCACCGTTTATGTAAAAATGCTACTGGGTTATTTATCCTGGCAGGTTTAAATGATGCAGTGGCCCGCTTAGTAACCATATCACAATTGGATAATGTACTGAACATTGTACCTACAGCCGAAGAAGGTATCGATCTTATTTTCATGGAAGAGATTGAAAAAGAGCTGAAAAAAGAAGCAAGATAG
- a CDS encoding phosphoribosylaminoimidazolesuccinocarboxamide synthase: MNAIKETHFNLPGQTNYYKGKVRDVYTIDNKYLAMVVTDRISAFDVVLPEAIPYKGQVLNQIAARFLEATADIVPNWVISVPDPSVTIGRICEPFKVEMVIRGYLAGHAWREYSAGKRQVCGESLPEGLKENDILPEPIITPTTKASVGHDEDISKAEILKQNIVSADDYAKLEAYTKALYKRGTQIAAKQGLILVDTKYEFGKVGDQIYLIDEIHTPDSSRYFYKEGYEERQQKGEAQKQLSKEFVRKWLIENGFQGKDGQVVPVMTPEIVQSISERYIELYEQIIGEVFVKPDNESVLNRVENSIKAALTNL; encoded by the coding sequence ATGAACGCGATAAAAGAAACACATTTTAATTTACCAGGCCAAACTAACTACTACAAAGGCAAGGTACGTGATGTTTATACGATTGATAATAAATACCTGGCCATGGTGGTTACCGACCGCATCTCTGCTTTTGATGTGGTGCTGCCAGAAGCTATCCCTTATAAAGGACAAGTACTTAACCAAATAGCGGCCCGTTTTTTAGAGGCTACTGCTGATATTGTACCAAACTGGGTAATATCTGTACCAGATCCGAGCGTTACTATTGGTCGCATTTGTGAGCCTTTTAAGGTAGAAATGGTGATCCGTGGTTATTTAGCCGGTCATGCCTGGCGGGAATATAGTGCTGGTAAAAGACAAGTTTGCGGAGAAAGCTTACCCGAAGGTTTAAAAGAGAACGATATATTACCAGAGCCTATCATAACACCCACTACCAAGGCATCTGTTGGGCACGACGAGGATATATCAAAAGCCGAGATATTGAAACAAAATATTGTATCTGCTGATGATTACGCTAAATTGGAAGCTTACACCAAAGCTTTGTACAAACGCGGCACTCAAATAGCAGCCAAACAAGGCTTGATCCTGGTTGATACCAAGTATGAATTTGGTAAGGTTGGGGATCAGATATATCTGATTGATGAGATACATACTCCCGACTCATCAAGATACTTTTATAAAGAAGGTTATGAAGAGCGCCAGCAGAAAGGGGAGGCGCAAAAACAACTTTCGAAAGAGTTTGTAAGGAAATGGTTAATTGAAAACGGTTTCCAGGGTAAAGATGGCCAGGTAGTGCCGGTGATGACCCCGGAAATTGTACAGTCGATCTCCGAACGTTATATCGAGTTATATGAGCAAATTATCGGCGAAGTATTTGTAAAACCTGATAACGAGAGTGTACTCAACCGGGTTGAAAACAGCATCAAAGCCGCATTAACAAATTTGTAG
- a CDS encoding PhoH family protein: protein MNELKLSIENVNPAVLWGPNNDHFEIIKKQYPKLKIVARGSEVKILGDDHELNIFQEKFDHLLQHVEKFENLNITDLERILGSKNTNAPSADPSADKFASGEVIVFGPNGVMVKARTANQRKMVDCINKSDILFAIGPAGTGKTYTAVALAVRALKNKEIKRIILTRPAVEAGENLGFLPGDLKEKIDPYLRPLYDALDDMIPAEKLKFYLENRTIEIAPLAFMRGRTLDNCFVILDEAQNATDMQLKMFLTRMGPSAKFIVTGDVTQIDLPKKQQSGLHTALRILTDIKGIEIVYLSGEDVVRHKLVRKILEAYGDIQ from the coding sequence TTGAACGAGCTAAAGCTATCAATTGAAAATGTAAATCCGGCAGTATTGTGGGGGCCAAATAATGATCATTTTGAGATCATTAAGAAACAATATCCTAAGCTTAAAATAGTTGCGCGTGGCAGCGAAGTTAAAATTCTGGGTGATGATCACGAACTGAATATTTTTCAGGAAAAATTCGATCACCTGCTACAACACGTAGAGAAGTTCGAAAACCTGAATATTACCGACCTGGAGCGTATCCTGGGCTCAAAAAATACAAATGCACCATCAGCTGATCCCTCAGCAGATAAATTTGCCAGCGGCGAAGTAATTGTGTTTGGGCCAAACGGGGTTATGGTGAAGGCACGCACGGCCAACCAGCGCAAAATGGTTGATTGTATCAACAAAAGCGATATACTCTTTGCCATAGGGCCAGCGGGTACCGGTAAAACATACACCGCTGTTGCTTTAGCGGTAAGGGCGCTCAAGAACAAGGAGATCAAACGGATAATTTTAACCAGGCCGGCGGTTGAAGCAGGGGAGAATCTTGGATTTTTACCGGGCGACCTGAAAGAAAAGATAGATCCGTACCTGAGGCCTTTGTATGATGCGCTTGATGATATGATCCCTGCAGAAAAACTGAAGTTTTACCTGGAGAATCGCACCATTGAGATAGCTCCGCTGGCATTTATGCGCGGTCGTACATTGGATAATTGTTTTGTGATATTAGATGAGGCACAGAACGCTACTGATATGCAGCTCAAAATGTTTTTGACCCGTATGGGCCCATCGGCCAAGTTTATTGTTACCGGTGATGTTACCCAGATTGATTTACCCAAAAAACAGCAGTCAGGTTTGCATACCGCGTTGCGCATATTAACTGATATAAAAGGAATTGAAATTGTTTACCTGAGCGGCGAAGATGTGGTAAGGCACAAACTGGTACGTAAAATACTGGAAGCTTACGGGGATATACAATAG
- a CDS encoding SAM hydrolase/SAM-dependent halogenase family protein — protein MAIITLTTDLGDKDIYQAALKGSIYKLLPTVNIVDITNNVAAFDVQQAAFILKNSFYYFPDGTVHLIGIDTVYNDHTKFLAVKYKNHYFVGADNGIFSLMFKETPEEIVEINIMQDLKFLHFPLADIFVKAACHLAKGGKLNEIGIPIQDIENKMNLQPVIEKNLIKGVVIYIDSFQNVITNITKEFFNSVQQGRKFVLNFKRNETINHLSWHYNEVPVGEKLCLFGISDHLEIAINKGNASGLLGLNLNDKVIIEFQ, from the coding sequence ATGGCAATAATAACATTAACTACTGATTTGGGCGATAAAGATATTTACCAGGCTGCTTTGAAGGGCAGCATCTACAAATTGTTGCCCACAGTGAATATTGTTGACATTACCAATAACGTTGCCGCGTTTGATGTACAGCAAGCGGCCTTTATACTAAAAAACAGTTTTTATTACTTTCCTGATGGTACCGTACACCTCATTGGTATTGATACGGTGTATAACGACCACACCAAATTTCTGGCCGTAAAGTATAAAAATCATTACTTCGTGGGTGCCGATAATGGCATTTTTTCGCTGATGTTTAAAGAAACTCCGGAGGAGATTGTGGAAATAAACATTATGCAGGATCTTAAGTTCTTACATTTTCCGTTAGCAGATATTTTTGTAAAAGCGGCCTGTCATCTGGCTAAGGGTGGTAAGCTTAATGAGATAGGCATCCCTATACAGGATATTGAAAATAAAATGAACCTGCAGCCCGTTATCGAAAAAAACCTGATCAAAGGTGTAGTGATCTATATCGATTCGTTTCAGAACGTAATTACCAACATTACCAAGGAGTTTTTCAATAGCGTACAACAGGGTCGTAAATTCGTATTAAATTTTAAACGTAACGAAACTATCAATCATCTGAGCTGGCATTATAACGAAGTTCCTGTTGGAGAAAAATTGTGTCTTTTTGGTATAAGCGATCATTTGGAGATAGCAATTAACAAAGGTAACGCCAGTGGCCTTTTAGGTTTAAATTTGAATGATAAGGTAATCATTGAGTTTCAGTAG
- a CDS encoding ABC transporter ATP-binding protein: MARGRLNSGAKAEAELPKAKINRQSIQNIRKLLNYIKPYRGKFIAGLIFLFISSLVGLAFPKILGALIDAAQGKFPNSYLPHSLNAIAIAGFLLLFGQAFVSFFRVVWFVQVAEKSLADIRRDTYFKLITLPMNFFANRRVGELNSRISADLSQIQDTLTTTFAEIIRQLVIMVGSVILLAVVSIKLTLALLAILPFLVGFAVFFGRYIRKLSRQAQDRLAESNTIVEETLQGIANVKAFVNEAYEATRYDKILRMVVNIAVKGAKFRGIFASFIVFCLFGTFVGVIWYGSVLVSNHEILVGDLTTFIMYSIFVGAAMGTFPDLYANLQKAVGASERVLEILAEQGEDIHMVENNNQVDQKIKGNLAFDKVVFAYPSRSELTVLKGISFDAAAGQKVAIVGPSGSGKSTMASLILQFYHPQNGNILFDGRPASDFSITDIRNQVAIVPQDVMLFGGTISENIAYGRLSASKEDIIQAAKRANAHQFITSFPEGYETVVGERGVKLSGGQRQRIAIARALLKNPSILILDEATSSLDSESERLVQEALEELMKDRTSIIIAHRLSTIREADKIIVLEKGEIIECGNHLELISNEQGLYRYLNQLQFDAQNG; the protein is encoded by the coding sequence ATGGCAAGAGGACGGCTGAATAGTGGCGCTAAAGCAGAAGCAGAATTACCCAAAGCAAAAATAAACAGGCAGAGCATACAGAACATCCGTAAGCTGCTCAATTACATTAAACCTTACCGGGGCAAATTTATAGCCGGACTGATATTTTTGTTTATATCCAGCTTGGTTGGGCTTGCTTTTCCTAAAATATTAGGGGCATTGATAGATGCCGCACAAGGCAAATTTCCCAACAGTTATTTACCCCATAGCCTTAATGCTATTGCCATTGCTGGCTTTCTGTTATTATTTGGGCAGGCCTTTGTTTCCTTTTTCAGGGTGGTTTGGTTTGTTCAGGTAGCCGAGAAATCGCTGGCAGATATCCGTCGGGACACTTATTTTAAGCTGATCACCTTGCCGATGAACTTTTTTGCCAACCGCCGTGTTGGTGAGCTGAACAGTCGCATATCAGCCGATCTGTCACAGATACAAGATACCCTTACTACTACTTTTGCCGAGATCATCAGGCAACTGGTAATCATGGTAGGCAGCGTTATTTTGCTGGCTGTGGTATCCATAAAATTAACCCTGGCTTTATTGGCTATCCTTCCCTTCCTGGTAGGTTTCGCCGTATTTTTTGGGAGATATATCCGCAAACTATCCCGCCAGGCACAGGACAGGCTGGCCGAATCCAATACCATTGTCGAAGAAACCCTGCAAGGTATTGCCAATGTTAAAGCTTTTGTAAACGAGGCCTACGAAGCCACCCGCTATGATAAAATTCTGCGCATGGTAGTGAACATAGCTGTAAAAGGCGCCAAATTCCGCGGCATATTTGCATCGTTCATCGTATTTTGCCTGTTTGGGACCTTTGTGGGTGTGATATGGTACGGTTCGGTACTGGTGAGTAATCACGAGATACTGGTAGGCGATCTGACTACTTTTATCATGTACTCCATATTTGTAGGCGCTGCCATGGGTACTTTCCCCGATCTGTATGCTAATCTGCAAAAAGCTGTTGGAGCAAGCGAGCGTGTGTTGGAAATACTGGCCGAACAAGGCGAAGACATACATATGGTTGAAAATAACAACCAGGTAGATCAAAAAATCAAAGGCAACCTGGCTTTTGACAAGGTGGTGTTCGCCTATCCTTCCCGGTCTGAACTTACTGTTTTAAAAGGCATTTCGTTTGATGCAGCTGCAGGGCAAAAAGTGGCTATTGTTGGGCCAAGCGGTTCTGGTAAATCAACCATGGCATCGCTTATCCTTCAATTCTATCATCCTCAAAATGGCAATATTCTGTTTGATGGTCGCCCAGCTTCAGATTTTTCCATTACCGATATCCGTAACCAGGTAGCTATTGTACCGCAGGATGTAATGCTTTTTGGCGGAACTATATCCGAGAACATTGCCTATGGCCGGTTGAGTGCATCGAAAGAAGATATTATACAAGCTGCTAAACGCGCCAATGCGCACCAGTTCATTACTTCCTTCCCCGAAGGTTATGAAACTGTTGTGGGCGAACGTGGAGTTAAACTGTCTGGTGGTCAGCGCCAGCGTATCGCTATAGCCCGGGCATTGCTTAAAAATCCTTCTATATTGATATTGGATGAGGCTACTTCATCATTGGACTCTGAATCAGAACGCCTGGTACAGGAAGCCCTGGAAGAGTTGATGAAAGATCGTACATCCATCATCATAGCACACCGTTTGTCGACCATTCGCGAGGCTGATAAAATCATCGTGCTGGAAAAGGGCGAGATCATTGAATGCGGTAACCACCTGGAATTGATCAGCAATGAACAGGGTCTTTACCGCTATTTGAACCAGTTACAATTTGATGCGCAGAATGGCTAA
- a CDS encoding MBL fold metallo-hydrolase encodes MKLTIHGAARQVTGSMHLLEVDRYKILVDCGLDYEKDRSIQDNENFPFRPEEIDVVILTHAHIDHSGNLPTLIRMGFNGQILCTPPTADLTELLLLDSVSIFMNKANKGHRKRGKGKFNTGGGPQPLYLQKHVMDTVDRFVTIGFNRPFRINGNIELTFIPVGHLLGAASAVLRVTENGEEKSIAFTGDIGRKNYPVLNDPQELPPVDYLVTESTYGGRYHTKDKSVEQTLIEVIDKACVKEQGRLIIPAFSIGRTQSLVYSLNKIFSEGLLPPVKVFVDSPMATMATGIFRKYHSLVNQDAQDFYKDKGDEFEFENLTYVENLKDSRQISNYYEPCIIISSAGMLEGGRIQDHLFYNIQNYYCTILFIGYCAKGTLGHRLLRGDSIVHIKDRELAVYATIKQTDVLSAHGDHNDLMENVKHQDKSKLKNVFLVHGETESMQLLANDLEQNGYTVTIPEKDIAYQL; translated from the coding sequence ATGAAATTAACCATACACGGGGCGGCCCGTCAGGTAACCGGCAGCATGCATTTGCTGGAGGTTGACCGATATAAGATTTTAGTGGATTGCGGGTTAGATTACGAGAAAGACCGCAGCATACAGGATAACGAGAACTTTCCTTTCCGCCCGGAAGAAATCGATGTGGTGATACTAACGCATGCGCATATCGATCATTCCGGCAATCTGCCCACGCTCATCAGAATGGGTTTTAACGGGCAAATCCTATGCACCCCACCTACTGCCGACTTAACCGAGCTCCTGCTACTCGATTCGGTTAGTATCTTCATGAATAAGGCTAACAAAGGCCATAGAAAGCGTGGTAAAGGCAAATTCAATACCGGCGGAGGCCCACAGCCACTTTACCTGCAAAAACACGTGATGGATACGGTAGACCGTTTTGTGACCATCGGCTTTAACCGTCCCTTCCGTATCAATGGCAATATTGAACTCACTTTTATACCGGTTGGGCATTTACTGGGTGCTGCATCCGCAGTGCTGCGTGTTACCGAAAACGGCGAAGAAAAATCCATCGCCTTTACCGGTGATATAGGCCGCAAAAACTACCCGGTATTAAATGATCCACAGGAATTGCCTCCGGTTGATTACCTGGTTACGGAATCAACCTATGGAGGCCGCTATCACACTAAAGATAAATCCGTTGAACAAACCCTGATAGAGGTTATTGATAAAGCCTGTGTTAAAGAACAAGGACGGTTAATTATACCCGCGTTTAGTATCGGTCGTACCCAATCATTGGTTTATTCGCTTAACAAGATCTTCAGCGAAGGCTTGCTACCACCAGTTAAGGTGTTTGTCGACAGCCCTATGGCTACCATGGCCACAGGCATTTTCAGGAAGTACCACAGCCTGGTGAACCAGGACGCCCAGGATTTTTACAAGGATAAAGGCGACGAATTTGAGTTTGAAAACCTTACCTATGTAGAGAATCTAAAGGATAGCCGCCAGATATCCAATTATTACGAGCCCTGCATCATCATCTCTTCGGCGGGAATGCTGGAAGGTGGCCGTATCCAGGATCACCTGTTTTATAATATTCAGAATTACTACTGTACCATTCTTTTTATAGGCTATTGTGCCAAAGGCACTCTAGGTCACCGTTTACTGCGTGGCGACTCCATAGTACACATCAAAGACCGTGAACTGGCCGTTTATGCTACCATCAAACAAACCGACGTACTGAGCGCCCACGGCGATCATAACGACCTGATGGAGAATGTAAAACATCAGGATAAGTCAAAGCTCAAAAACGTGTTCCTGGTACATGGCGAAACCGAAAGCATGCAACTACTGGCCAACGACCTGGAGCAGAATGGCTATACGGTTACTATACCAGAGAAAGATATAGCGTATCAGCTATAA
- a CDS encoding GNAT family N-acetyltransferase, with protein sequence MKLNTGKIILESERLLFRLHTLDDMDDFCAMEQDPEVRRYVGGKPRTRVEAEDRFINGPMQPHDGFWAMWATTLKSNNQYVGRCGLYPHYNEAGEIIEGDASMGLYIAHQHWRKGYATEAGLALIRFGFNDHHLKRIVTTIDIENAVSVHVIEKLGFTLAQTEHGGHRSFYHYLLANPAYS encoded by the coding sequence ATGAAACTCAATACTGGAAAAATAATTCTGGAATCGGAAAGGCTGCTCTTCCGGCTGCATACTCTTGATGACATGGACGATTTTTGCGCCATGGAGCAGGATCCTGAAGTACGGCGATATGTTGGCGGAAAACCCCGTACCCGGGTGGAAGCCGAAGACAGGTTTATTAATGGCCCCATGCAGCCCCATGATGGTTTCTGGGCTATGTGGGCTACCACATTAAAATCAAACAATCAATACGTTGGCAGGTGTGGTTTGTATCCGCACTATAATGAGGCGGGTGAAATCATAGAGGGTGATGCCTCCATGGGCCTTTACATAGCTCATCAACACTGGCGAAAAGGTTATGCCACCGAAGCGGGGCTTGCTTTGATTCGCTTTGGTTTTAATGATCATCACCTAAAACGGATTGTTACCACCATTGATATCGAAAATGCGGTATCTGTACATGTTATTGAAAAACTGGGCTTTACACTCGCCCAAACAGAGCATGGTGGCCATAGGTCATTTTATCATTATCTACTGGCTAACCCCGCTTATAGCTGA